In Xiphophorus maculatus strain JP 163 A chromosome 15, X_maculatus-5.0-male, whole genome shotgun sequence, the following are encoded in one genomic region:
- the LOC102222088 gene encoding zinc-binding protein A33-like has product MTVVCNAKNLFCQIQVRRRSESKSTEENKLEAEINKMASNVPQSEAECTCPVCCDIFTDPVLLLCGHSFCQHCLQEWWRQSSLRTCPVCKEMFHLTQPPRNLALRNLSHSLKQERRKRAGSKEICLLHGEKFKLFCQVDQQPICVICRDSKTHTKHKCVPINEAAEEYRVKIQINVNSLKTKQKVFESQKSNWEKMATLIMLQAQQTEKTIRGEFQKLYHFLSKEEAGRIDACRREAKLKSDSMNVRIINLTAEISELMEKIKTIEDQMRAEDLSFILSAKSTLERSLCKLQQPETPEGCLIDVGQHVGNLQFSVLKKMAEILKYTPVFLDPNTCCWSLTVSENLISSTKSDKNQPGYPNPERMGCRELLGYQGFNSGRHSWDVEVEVGDFWAVGVADKTTKDRWAMYICVCTGVLRNLNKMDYITEIKVEALPQKVRVQLNYNEGIISFFDLDRKKTVHAIKYSFTETVFPYFCGSVKILPSDTSVSIGRTRGHLNYMLLQS; this is encoded by the exons ATGACGGTTGTATGTAATGCAAAG aacCTTTTCTGTCAAATACAAGTGAGGCGCAGAAGTGAAAGTAAATCAACCGAGGAAAACAAGCTAGAAGCAGAGATCAACAAGATGGCTTCAAACGTCCCACAGTCTGAGGCAGAGTGCACATGTCCTGTGTGCTGTGACATATTTACTGATCCTGTTCTGTTGCTGTGTGGCCACAGCTTCTGCCAACACTGCTTACAGGAGTGGTGGAGACAGAGCTCACTGAGAACATGCCCTGTCTGTaaggaaatgtttcatttgactCAGCCGCCTCGAAATCTGGCCCTGAGAAACCTGTCTCACTCATTGAAGCAGGAGAGGAgaaagagagctggatccaagGAGATTTGTTTATTGCATGGTGAGAAGTTCAAACTCTTCTGTCAGGTCGATCAACAACCCATCTGTGTGATTTGCCGGGATtcgaaaacacacacaaaacacaaatgtgttCCCATTAATGAAGCAGCAGAGGAGTACCGT gTTAAAATCCAGATAAATGTTAACAGCCTGAAAACTAAGCAGAAAGTTTTTGAGTCGCAAAAAAGTAATTGGGAGAAGATGGCCACCCTCATCATG CTACAGGCTCAGCAGACGGAGAAAACCATCAGAGGAGAGTTTCAGAAACTTTATCACTTCCTGAGCAAAGAGGAGGCAGGTCGGATAGATGCGTGTCGGAGAGAAGCAAAACTTAAGAGTGACTCAATGAATGTCAGGATTATAAACCTAACTGCAGAGATTTCTGAGCTCATGGAAAAAATCAAAACCATAGAAGATCAGATGAGAGCAGAAGACCTCTCATTCATCCTG AGTGCAAAATCAACACTGGAAAG ATCGCTGTGCAAGCTGCAACAACCAGAGACCCCAGAAGGATGTCTGATTGATGTGGGTCAGCATGTTGGAAACCTTCAGTTTTCAGTCTTAAAAAAGAtggctgaaatattaaaataca CCCCTGTGTTTTTGGATCCTAACACTTGTTGTTGGTCTCTGACTGTATCAGAGAACTTAATCAGTTCAACAAAAAGTGATAAGAATCAGCCAGGTTACCCCAACCCAGAGAGAATGGGTTGTCGTGAACTTCTCGGCTATCAAGGTTTTAACTCTGGTAGACACAGCTGGGATGTAGAGGTGGAGGTGGGTGATTTCTGGGCTGTGGGTGTGGCTGATAAAACTACGAAGGACAGATGGGCCAtgtacatttgtgtttgtaCCGGTGTTCTACGTAACCTTAACAAAATGGATTATatcactgaaataaaagtaGAAGCTCTACCTCAGAAAGTCAGAGTGCAGTTAAATTATAACGAAggaataatttcattttttgaccttgatagaaaaaaaacagttcatgCCATCAAATACAGCTTCACAGAAACAGTCTTTCCATACTTTTGTGGCAGTGTAAAAATTTTACCATCTGATACAAGCGTGAGCATTGGGAGAACCCGTGGCCATCTCAATTACATGTTGCTCCAATCTTAA
- the tcf21 gene encoding transcription factor 21, with the protein MSTGSLSDVDDELLDGILKFGSSGKDSNESTEESSNCEGSFVTEGRRREASGKKRKSSSRKSAPKGVAQQEGKQVQRNAANARERARMRVLSKAFSRLKTSLPWVPPDTKLSKLDTLRLASSYIAHLRQILANDKYENGYTHPVNLTWPFMVAGKPETDLKEMLNGTRLCGTTAS; encoded by the exons ATGTCCACCGGATCTCTCAGCGACGTCGACGACGAGCTCTTGGACGGCATTCTCAAGTTCGGCTCCTCCGGTAAGGACTCCAATGAGAGCACGGAGGAGAGCTCCAACTGCGAGGGCAGCTTCGTCACCGAGGGCAGGAGGAGAGAGGCGTCTGGCAAGAAGCGCAAGAGCTCGTCACGCAAAAGTGCGCCCAAGGGTGTGGCGCAGCAGGAGGGCAAACAGGTGCAGAGGAACGCAGCCAACGCGCGCGAGAGAGCCAGGATGCGCGTGCTGTCCAAGGCGTTCTCGCGACTGAAGACCTCCTTGCCGTGGGTCCCGCCGGACACCAAGCTCTCCAAGCTGGACACGCTGCGCCTGGCGTCCAGCTACATCGCGCATCTCCGGCAGATTCTGGCTAACGACAAGTATGAAAACGGATATACGCACCCAGTTAACCTG ACGTGGCCCTTCATGGTCGCAGGGAAACCGGAGACTGACCTGAAGGAGATGCTGAACGGGACTCGGTTGTGCGGAACGACCGCGTCCTGA